A stretch of DNA from Plasmodium berghei ANKA genome assembly, chromosome: 11:
ATGATGAAGATGACGAAAATGACGATATTTCTTGGGATGATAATTCCGACAATGGTGTATTTGCAAGAGAATACgtagataaaaataatatgaataggAGGATGGATTACGATGGTTATAATAAGAATGGTAATTTTGTCGAAGATGAAAATGACGCTATAAATCGCACTGAAGAAATTGGAATAGAAGATGTTGTAGGTGCCTTATTAAGAGTAggcacaaaaaaaataaaaggtTTAGGAAAAACTGATActgcaaaaaaaattaaaaaaaatatgagtATTAGTAATTTATCAGGAAAAGTTAATGGAATTATGGGAAACATTAAGAATGCAGCAAAAAAGACTATTAGTAAGCCCCAAAAGGAAATTTCAAAtagtattaataatattaaaagacATGGGGAAAATATAGTTGATCAAACTAAAagggaaataaaaaaaaatacaaataatattaaagtAAGTACAATAAATGgaatgaataatattaaaaaccAAGCAACACAAGGTATTAATAAACTAAAGAATGGCATGAAAAAGAATGTTAATGTAATGAAGGAAAAAAGTAAAAGCTTTTCTGATAAAGCTACAAACGCAGGGAAAAGTAGCATTAATCaacttaaaaataaagctAAAAATGGAATTAAGAATGTTAAAAAAGGCGGAAATAAAATTGCTAATAAAGTAGTGAAAGGAAGTAAAGATACTGTAAATAAACTTGAAAATAAAGCAAAAAAGGGGGTTGAAACAgttaaagaaaaaacagAAAATGCCATAGATCGAGTTGCAAAAGTAATAAAGGATGGCGCAAATAAACTTGAACAAGAAGCAAAAAAGGGAGTTGAAGCAGTTAAAGTAAAAACTGAAAATGCTGTAGACAAAGTTACTAAGACTGCAAAAGATAATGGAGATAAACTTAAAAAAGAAGCAAAAAAGGGAGTTGAAGCAGTTAAAGTAAAAACTGAAAATGCTGTAGACAAAGTTACTAAGACTGCAAAAGATAATGGAGATAAACTTAAAAAAGAAGCAAAAAAGGGAGTTGAAGCAGTTAAAGTAAAAACTGAAAATGCTGTAGACAAAGTTACTAAGACTGCAAAAGATAATGGAGATAAACTTAAAAAAGAAGCAAAAAAGGGAGTTGAAGCAGTTAAAGTAAAAACCGAAAATGCTGTAGATAAAGCTGTAAAAGTAGTGAAGGATGGTGCAAATAAACttgaaaatgaaacaaaaaagGGAGTTGAAGCAGTTAAAGTAAAAACCGAAAATGCTGTAGATAAAGCTGTAAAAGTAGTGAAGGATGGTGCAAATAAACTTGAAAATGAAGCAAAAAAAGTGGTTAAAGAAATTAAGACAAAAGGTGATAAGATTATAGATAATGgtgaaaaatatgcaaaaaatatcaCGGGAAAAGTTTTGActgaaacaaaaaatactgtagaaaatattacaaaagAAGTGGAAAAAGGAATAAAGGATAACAAAACAGGAATTAAAGCTTCTAGCACAAATTTagagaataataaaaatggtggtataaataaaactaatgaaggattaaataaagaaaaaaatagcacAAAAACAAAGGATGTATTACCTGCATCCCCCAAAAAAGGTGCTAAAAGTACCCcagtaaataaaaactcCAATAGTAAAACATCCTTATTAAGTATATCTGATGACATCAATGAAGAATCcttaaataaagaaaatataaaaaaagaaataaataaaattgataaagaatacaaaaaattgaaaaaaatggaaaaaaaattaaatgaagaaTTAAAGAACCCCTCTCCTTCAGACACACAAATAATTCATGAATTTGatgaatatgaaaaaacagttgaaaagaaaaataaaaaattataaataaataatataatacatatattatttatatttttcttcaatGTGTATTTTTCTCAATATCATTgcataattaatatatgtatgcgTTCACATATTGATGCAAGCATATCTTTCATATTTAATGCAAACATACAAAATAAAcgtattatttatatgatttattttttaatgttttcatttttgaTTATTCAATGATTtcaaaacatatattttaaaatatataatattattacattttttgttatttattatttttgttttgtcATAATTTGATTTGTTGCATGTTCTTTGATAGCTTATTTGCTAAACGatgttatttttctatataaaaaatttatatattcgaATTATACGTATATATCTTATGCTTTATGTAAAACGTattctttaaatataaatattaagtaataaaaatgaaatataatgatCTGAAATTTACAGTTTCAATAGCCAGTTATTGTcttattttactttttgtGGATTTAAGAGTgagataaaaaaacaattgaGTTAGATAAAActgaaaaattaataatattttaattgttCTACATTCAAATTATGATTCATTATagattttatattatgtttgatgttaatatattatacaatatagaaataaaattaaaacatataaaatcaTAATATACATGTCAACATgcttaaaaaatgatgctttattttattatttaaaatgaaaaatattttatttttccaaaCAACTATTATGTTAGTACAATTTATTTACGTGTGTATTGGTCTAATATAAGTATCACTTGATGgttaaaacaaaaagaccattatatttataaataaatagtggcattgttataatatttattgaaAGTGCATTATTTTGGATATAGAGATACAAGAAATAGACAGGATTATAATAGAtcttaaaaatacattCTACACACatgttatattattattattatggcTAGTTCATGGGAATATACATAttgtgaaaaaattaactaAAAAACCTGAACgttcagaaaaaaaataattttttaaatacagCTAAAacaacatttttattttatttttattgatttatgaaaatactaatataaaacGTTTTTTTAGTGTATAGGCGcaatttttacaatatttcagagtctatatattttgccgaatatacacacataataatattttttatgtcttactatttttaatagggtgaattaaaatttatctttttttcaTGCAAAATTTCAATAACatgttatatttaaaattttgcTTTTAactatatgtttatatattgtgCATATTTAGCGATTTATTAgtttttctattttaatattactTTATTGGATATTGTAGCttattgattttttaattgttatatactttacattatttgtgatattttcattatttatacataaatttataattttaaaatgacGAAAGTTTGCATAGTATATtggttatttttttgtttgttttattttgaagTTGTAAGAGGGAAAAGTATTGCAGCAAAATgggaaaattttaaaaacttAAATACTGGAAATAATGGGCATGTACAAAttgattatttaataaataaagatatgAGGGATAACTATTTAGAtaaaagaacaaaaaaaagtcatatgaataaaaatagtaacaAATTAcgtaatattaaaaaaagtaacataaaaaaaaacggcATAAGTATACATAAATCATCAAATAATCATACATTTTTAAGTCTAAAAACTAATGTTgaatttgataataaagaaagtataaatgaaacaaaaaatgaggATGAAAGTGATGACAATGAAGAAACAATAAGATTAACAACTGACAATGAggttaataatataagcaatggaaataataaaataatgagcaatcaaatgcatatattaagAGATATAACAGATAAAATTAAAGCAGATAAAActgttaaaaatattggcaaaattaatgaaatagATATTCCAACTATTGCCCAAGAAGAACGAAAAATAGATGATTTTCatgaatatgaaaataaagcatttcaaaatattcgaaaaaacaaagaaaatatttataaaatgataaatacaGATTtagatattttattaaagcCAGCCCAAAAGGAATATATGAAGGTGGCAAAAGTTATCAAGGGCAATTTACTGCGTGAATACGAAGAAATACTTCAAGAGGAATTATTAGAAGAATGAATGTTATCCACCATCATACTCACTTGTATCCATAAATACGTATTATATTCCTAgatgcatatttatatattatttttttaatcccaataaattttgtgactgtttaatatatagtaGATTTTGCATGAGCATTTCTATTTATTTGagttatcatatttttaatccTTTTATTagatgaaaattatatttcaaaaagGCCTACATATTTGTTATAAGTTATGTACTTATGGATCGATATGTCTAACTAATAATTTGGTTTCATTCTgaatattttactttttttttattataaaaatttgtgGAGTTTTTTTGTGATTAATTTACCCATgttgtattattttctgtATGTGTGTTTTTCTCTCCTTTTATTTGatgattattataatttgcaattcattataaattattttttaatgttgtTATAAGATAGTTTTGTTTATATCcatatccatatatatatcgtACAATTTGGTGTATGAAAATATACTATAGCTACCTTGATTGTggtgatttttttttttatcatttaaaattattaagtCTAAGAAATTGCACTATATTAATTACACTGGGGATTAACACAAATTTTTCCTACTTtgttttcatcatttttccATGTATTAAGTTTTAATAAATCTTCTATCCAACTAGTATTAAGAACATCGTTATTTTCTGTTAGAagaaaagagaaaaaatgatatattattatatatcagCATGttgttataataattttagcTTTATATGTTTGTTATTACTCATTATTTTGTAGTGCAATGGgatttctaaaaaaaaagttaaatacgaataaaattaaataataaaactgTGATAATTGATATACGAGCGAATATGTAAGCATAAAATAGGGATAACATTGCACAATTATgttaaatgtatatttactTATTGAACAATTGGGTCCagcaaaataattttttttaaattttttgcaTACACATGTAATAGATGAATAGGGAGAATCATTTGAATTCTTGATATAACAATCGGATCCATTCTTAcaatatgataatatattttcctcATTTGTTACTAGAGAACATAATGTATAATTGCAGGATATATCTAAAAGgtgtttttaatttatatacaaatatgtaCAATGTGTGTGTGTGGTatatacttaaaaaaaatgattttatgtatttttaaaaattgttaatttaCTATTAAGTTGTAAAAggaataagaaaaaaataaaaataataatccGATTATTCATTgctttgaaaataaaataaaacaagtaaatgataataggtttatatatttgttggTATTTAATTGGCTCttaacttattttttaaacgTTAAAATGGTAGCATGTATCTTATTTATACAacttttaattataaaagtgattttttttggaaaaaatgtatatttttttaattattaaataaaaaatgtgcatcatataattaaaggtgacaaaaaatatatgcatatctctatttaaaaaaaatgtttaattTTTAGTTTCGTTCTTAAAAGGTGCTATAAACATTTTCCAAGATAAGAAAGGTCATTTCttagtaaatatatttattaatattttgggTAATAGCAGTAATGAATTTGATAGGAATATCccttaataatatttaaaaataaactaaTAAACGTAGttgttttttcattttttttttcttcatattttctttttattaaatcaGTAAAACgattttgaataaaaaatattatatacatatgtgtATATGTTAATGTCTAATTCGTTGAATTGAAATTGAAAAaggagaaaaaatataatacattatgtacattattgaaaaaataaagtatttaatatgcataattaaaaaaatatcattaaatagttaaaaaaaaataaaataataggTGAAGGGTATTCTTGTATATGTTTTAGTTCCTaatgttattatatgtGCCCACATAATACTTATTTGAATGGACATGCTGGGAAGTTTGAGGTATTTTAACGAAATTTAATACAATGGAAACAAATATCATtacgatttttttttttttatcattttatttattttctcgGTTAGCCTGTTCATTACTTAAGTCAaattgttttgttttttttattgaaaCATATTTGCTGcttacaaaaaatgataaaaaattaataactTATTGAGAGAAAATATGCCTAATTTTAGTAATATTATGTTTccctaaaaaaatagagtATTTGCCATGGTGCCTAAAggagtaaaaaataaaaagcatacaatgaaatatatgaaatcaTAGAagtgtatatatttgtcTGATATTGTTTTATGTGGGCATACCAATGCAAGTAAGGATAGAATCATTTAGTAGCGTCTCTACACAATTTTGTATTCTCTTTTTTGCATCAATTTTTCcaatattttctaaaagAATTTCTTCACGggtttttttcatttcattacttaaatttttgttatataaacttgttaattttttaatactcTCTAAAGTTTCAtcagtattttttttttgttcatcAAATTCAAGCAGCTTTAAAGGGTTAACCCATATGTCTTTATGTAAATTTAaaagcatatttttttctaattcattttttctataattaataactattgaataataatttctATTCAATCCATGAACTAAAGCAGTTAATGTTGGCTTTGTTAAATAGCCAATGTTTGATGTTGTTTGTCTAGGTTCTTGACCTAACATAAGTATATGAGGATTAATTAATCGAAAGCAATCGATAACAACTTTTCCTTTAACTGATTGTATTGGATCAACAACAACACCAATTGTTCGTGGATTTAACTGCTCAAAACTTTTTTGAGTGTTAACATCAGTTCCGGATAGCCAGCATCCAAAACCAGGGTGAGAATGATACCATCCAACAACCATTTCATGTCTtcctgttttttttaattcttctaACATATTTGTTTGATATACTGGATCAACAGCTTCAACACTTACACTATTACCTGACTGAGGCATAGCAAATACATCCACAATCCTAATAGTATATTCATCCACAATTTCTCCAAGCATCAACCCCATAACTTCCATAGGAACTCCGgcctaaaaaaaaaataattaaaaataaatagtatcataatattttggaagaaatttttttttctttttttgtaaGAAGATATATACAAATGATGGGCATGATCATTTCATAGGATAAATGGTTTAATGTAAGAACATATGAGGAATTAgaagaataaaatattgtttgttcaaaatatatgaaatgtttttatcatgttttatttaatttttgtttgtgATTACTCGTCCATGcttcaaaatttttagaAGAGCCAAAGGAGAGATATAAACTTGCTCACTTGTATCAGCTAATGGCTCATTTGACATTCCATTGCCGTCGGAAAAGGAGTAAAAAAGTTCACGTAACGAAGAAGGGATTCCAGCCATTTCTTTTAAGGTAGTTTGTAggattttttaaatcgtcaaaatatgtgcatataGTGATAAAGgttatacatatacatatgtgtTAAATGTACTGAATTTTAGAAATAGTTTTGaataaatagaaaaatattagtattgcttatatatatacttcaCATAGTATGACTCATCATGCTTGCacgcatatatatatatatataataatataataatgtgtatttttataaaactgttatttttaatttgataTTTCTATGGTAATGCTTatgtttgaaaaaatattttaaatcaataaaataagtatgatatataaatatatttattagaTAATTATACCCAAAATATGtagcatattttttcacctattttattataagcacatgtaaatattattttacaagtgaagataaaaagaaaaaataaacttggaattttttgtgtttttcaaaaatataaaaataaaatatgaaaaattcaAATTGGTTATAcataatgcatatatatatatacatagggaatttatttatgataaaaaaaaagtaatattgaaaaaaaatatgcatatgcttatatatttaattaaagttatataaaaatgtagcGAAccaataattaaattatttccatgataattttctatttataaattttaagtaattcatatttttaaataaactttattattattattttttttttgtttaatgTGTTATTAGCAAGTACGTGTAAATTGGGTGTATgcttttattatatatatgtacaaattaatatgtttaaagtaaaatgaattataatAACCAAAAAAGTAAACCTTATACCATGTGTAGGAATTAATAgctatatttaattttcattaaatcgttacatattttattaatgtgataaaatattattgtaaGTAGCACTTTtcctttttgtttttttctagATCAGTATTGTACCAAATtatcaataaaaataaaatatgcgttaaaattaatgggtattttttttcgtgtTGATAgacataaatatgtatgtaaaagaaaaaaatatattattattaaaaccATTGAAACAAATTGCCCTTAtctatattcatatatatattcttattGTGCTCACCCTATGGTATTAATTTAGGACATCTTTTTATACACTATTTTGCAATTAAAGTGtgtaaagaaataataaactgATGTGGGAAAAACAAATGATGTAATGCAAGAATAATAATGTCGAAGAATTCAGGAAAAAGAAACTGTAATAAAATTAGGTTTTATccaagaaaatataaaaattattatttatttaaaatatatatttaaacccaaaaatataagttttAAAAAGATTAATAACAATTAAATATGTGCACATtaataagaaatatttattcaaatatttaaaataataaggaaCGCAAAAAAAGAGGAAAGTggtaacaaaaatataagcatcattaaacaaatagtaataaaacctgatatatgcataaagagaaaattttaattttgtttcattatatgcattgagatttaatatattatttgatttataatatgagaggatatatgtataaaatagTACAATGATGTTGTGGATGCCTGATCGCTCATAATGTGCTCGTTTTgtgatattttatttgcttactttttttttttataaaaaaggtATATCTTCATTAAAAAGTTTAAATGGGATAGTTTGATTGGAAATTTCATGAATTCCCATTTTTGGTTTACAGTACATCTATTCatcaataataaaataagttcctaaaaaaaaaatatagtataGATTATGAAGACGAGTgtaaaaattgaaaattaaTGTGAAAAATGATCATGAATATAAGGATGAATATGGGAGTTGATAATTGTTATCACTaatatgatttttatttggatttttgtttgttttaattttatttattttttaaatttatatatttttcatggGCATACCGTTTAATTTCTGCTCCTTATCCTTGACACTGTCATGTTTATTAATTCTTGGTCTATAATTAGTTGGATCTCTTCTAAAAGTGACgtcaataatttttaagaaTTTATTCATACCCGCTACTAATGTTTGTGGAGTATTAGCAACAGTATTAACTCCGGCTTGACCGTCAAAAACAATAACATGATCAGCTAGATAAGTAGCCATTATAAAATCGTGTTCGACTACAAAAGCTGTTTTATTAGTATTAAGTATAAatcttttaataattttggaTACAATTATTCTTTGTTCTGAATCTAAATAAGCTGATGGTTCATCTATTAGGTAAATATTCGTATTTTTTGCTAAGGTAATGATAATTGCAACTTTTTGTAATTCTCCACCAGATAATGTTAAAACTTGATTATCTAATATGCCATCAATTTTTAAtggttttattatttcattattaaaatatggaTCTGTATATAAACCTTTTAATTTCGACATTAGTAATTGCCTAACTGTGCCTGTAAATTTTGCTTGTATTTGTTGAGGTTTATATGAAACACTTAATGATtctaaaaatgataaactATCTACATTATCAGGTTTAATTAGGCCAGCAAATAATCTTATAAATGTACTTTTTCCACTTCCATTTTGGcctaataatacaaaaatttcAGATTCTGAAAAATTTCCTTTATCTATAGTTAAAGTAAAAGAGTTCAAtgtttttacaattttaggatatgtataaaaatgtaatctttttttatcttcatCTGTTACATCTTGATCTGTAgctaatttaaaatttaatgattCTTCACGTATTCTTAAATTGTCAGTTGGAATAAAACCGTctaaaaatacattaatTCC
This window harbors:
- a CDS encoding 26S proteasome regulatory subunit RPN11, putative, producing the protein MAGIPSSLRELFYSFSDGNGMSNEPLADTSEQVYISPLALLKILKHGRAGVPMEVMGLMLGEIVDEYTIRIVDVFAMPQSGNSVSVEAVDPVYQTNMLEELKKTGRHEMVVGWYHSHPGFGCWLSGTDVNTQKSFEQLNPRTIGVVVDPIQSVKGKVVIDCFRLINPHILMLGQEPRQTTSNIGYLTKPTLTALVHGLNRNYYSIVINYRKNELEKNMLLNLHKDIWVNPLKLLEFDEQKKNTDETLESIKKLTSLYNKNLSNEMKKTREEILLENIGKIDAKKRIQNCVETLLNDSILTCIGTMANTLFF